The DNA segment ACATTATCATGTCAGGGGTATTTACGGTCTAAAGGTTAAGAATGCTCATCGTCCATCTTGTTTTCTGTTTCTGCGATATAGATTATTGAATGGCTCATCCAACACTCTATAATGAGGACTGTACAGGGAGTTAAATACAATAAAGTTCCACGGGAAGCTACAGAAATCTGAATTTTGATGGATAATCCAATATCATGTGTCACATTAGTCAAAATTTTTGATCCTAAATTATAAAACTTTATTTATAGACAGTAATTCGGATCCTAACTATCCAGCATCTGATTTTGACGCATTATGATACCGTATTAATAAACAGAAGCGAACATAAAAAAAGAGATAAAATTAAATTTGTATGATACTAACTCATAACGTGCATCTTGTGGTCAATACCCTAAAATCTATATCTAGCAGATATGCACCTAGTAGGATTCTTTCTTTCAACTCTGCTCATGTATTCAAGACACTGCAGTTATTAAAAAGGGATGGGCACGTTAGTAGACTTTTGTTAATAAATGAGTTAGGTCTAGGGGAAGGCTCCATAAAGACTTTGATAAAGCATCTTAAAATGGAAAAATTGATTATTACAACTCAAAAGGGAACGATTATGACTGAAAGGGGGGAAAAGATTTTTGAAGAGATGTCTCAATATATTTGCTCTGAAACACAAGTACCCAAAAGCTCGATATCAATTGCTGAATACAATCATGCCATTCTTTTAAGAAATCTGAAATTTGCTATTAAGCAAGGCGTTGAGCAAAGAGATGCAGCTATTAAAATGGGAGCAAAAGGAGCTACAACGCTTATGTATAATGATGGGAAATTTCTTATCCCGGGTTCTAAATTTAATGCACTAAAAGAAGAAAAAGCAATAGAGAAACTGTTAAAGGAAAATCTAAAGCCCATAGAAAACGATATAATTGTGATAGGAAGCGATGACAATAATTACATAACAGCCGAGTTTGCATCGAAATCAGCTGCACTTCAAACGCTCGAAAATCACGAAGATCATAAGGGATTAGAATTTATCATCAGATAAATCAAATTATAATAATAAATAAACCAAAACAAGAATCAACTCACTCACATATAAGCAAGTTAAAAGGCCAATCATGATTAATAAGTAGACAACTAAATTGGAAACATAGCCTCAGATCTGTTCTTTCGTGGCGTGTATTTACATAGAATATATCGTGATTAATATTACCAATTCTTATTAAAGTGGGCTTTTTTACAACTTATATGAATGATCCTAAGGGAACTACATTTGAAGAATTAGTAAAAGATGTAATTTTACTAGATGACGTTATGTTATCGATAAGAAGTGATGGTGCAATAGCAGAGGTCAGACTGGAAAAAGACACTCCGTTTCGAATTAGGGAACTATGGGCCACTATAGGAGATGAAAAGGGGGCATGGCATGTTCACGTTAATATTCAAGAAGCAAAGGAGGCCAAGTTCATCATTGAATCAAGTGAAGACGGTCGAAAAAGGTATAGCATTAGATTCTTTAATTCCGAAAACAGATTAGTCTTACGTGTGAATTTTATGAAAATGTATACCGCAGGAAACGAGGTTATTAAGGAGAGTTTAACAAGATATGAAAATTTATTCTCAAAGTATGGAAAAAAAGAAACAATAGTGTTACATACCTGATGTTACCAGGACATCATTTTCCCCCTCAAAAAGCAAATTTAGTTGTTATGAAATTAGTTCACATATTCAGTAATTCGGATGATCTAAAATATTTATAAATACGGTGTTTAAAGTCTTTGTTAATGAGATTTTAAATACGAGTTTCAATTCCAAATATGCAAGGTAATGAAATGGTAAAGGATCGAATTTTTTAAAAAATATGGAGAACTACATTAAAAATACAAAAGCCGAGTCAGCATATTTTACTGTTTACGAAGGAGACAGAACAGCAATTTTTGTAATTGATGTTACCACTGCCGAACAAATGCCGAAAGGTTGTGAACCCCTATTTATGTTAGGTGGGAAAGTGCATTGGAATATGGTAATGACCATTGATGATTTAAAGAAGGGATTGTAAAAAAAGTCATCAATTAGAAGGCCCATCATAAATGGAAAAGAATATGCATCCTTATTCCTCATAAGATTAGTTATCTTATTTGGCAATATTTGACAATATGGGTCCATATGTAAGAAATAGATGAACTCTAGGGAAAATTTGATATTGCGAGGTTTACAAATATTTATATCATCATATTGTTGAATAATGGTCATGAATGCAAATAATTCCAAGGCCTTATCACATGATTCAAATGATGAGGATAAATCATTTCAACAATATGATCTAGATGGTTTAGATTTTAAAATAGTATTATCAGGTAATAAAACAGGAGGAAAATATTCATTGCTTGAAATACTATTCTCGGCAGAAAAAGAAAATGAAATACCTTTGCATCTGCACAGCAGAGAAACCCTGATAATATATATCTTGGAAGGAAACTTTTCATTTAGATATGGTAATGAGAAAATAGTGGGAAATCAAGGGACGGTCCTAAAATTTGAAAAAGATATCCCACATTCTTATAAAAAAACAGGAAAAACTCCAGGGCGATTGTTAATCTTATTTATTCCGGCAGGCTTTGAAAATTTTTTTAAGGATGTAAGACTTAACCAAAGCAAAATGAAGTTGTCTGGCGAAGAGGATCCAGTATTATTACATGTGTTAGAAAAAAAATATGGTGGAAAATTTGTATTCGGATAAGATATTTTATCGATTAGAAAGGGAAATGTTTAATAGAAATTAAATATCGACAACAATAATTAGTTGATAGTATAGTCAAGAAACTATAGAAAAACGGTTTAATCGTTTTATCGATTCTTACAAGATTTTAAAAACATACTCAACGATTCCGTCTAAAAATACATAGAATGAACTTTTTGATGTTTTCTCAAGTTAGGGCTCGCGAGTACTAGAAAAAATCTAAAACTAACACGAAGAATAGTAGCTGACTCCTAGAAATTGATATGTAGAAAAAGGGAGAAAACTCAAAAAGTTATGCAAAATCAATAAATTCAACAGCATAAACAACAAGGTATATTTTGATCTTTTATTTTTTGATATAGTTGTGAAAAGATTTTTCTATTTCATTGACACCGATTCGATAGAAAAGGAGGCAAATAAATGAAGGCTGCAGTTTTTCGCGAGCATGATAAAGACCCCGCGAAGGTTGTAAAAATAGAAGATATCGAAGTTCCAAAGTTAAAACCTGACGAGGTCTTGATAAAGGTCGAAGCAGCTTCATACAATTATAATGACCTGTGGGCGATCTGGGGGAGACCAATTAAGGTTCCAATGCCCCATATTTCGGGAACAGATATTTCCGGTACAGTTGTAGAATCAGGTGAACAAGTTACCTCTCTTGTAAAGGGAGACAGAGTGGTATCTCATGGTAACCTAAGTTGCAGGATTTGTAGCATGTGTACATCAGGTAGAGAATATGATTGTGAAAAAAGACTAGTATGGGGTTTTCAAACTGGTCCACTATGGGGAGGATATTGTCAGTATGCCCATTTACCAGAAGTCAATGTAACAAAGATAAACGACAATATATCATTTGAAGACGCAGCAGCGATCTCCATGGTAGGAATGACTTCTTGGCACATGTTAGTTGATAGAGCTCGAATAAAACCAGGGCAGACAGTTTTGATAATGGGTGGAACAAGTGGTGTAGGAATGGTAGGCATTCAAATTGCAAAATTATACGATTGCACCGTCATCGCTAGTGCAGGCAACCAACAGAAAATGGACAAATGTTTAGAACTTGGCGCTGATTTTGTTGTTAACCATAGACAAGAAGACTGGTATAAGAAAGTAAGAGACATGACCCAAAAAAAGGGAGTTGATATTGTATTTGAACACATAGGAAAAACAGTGTTTCCACAAGAGGTATCTCTGTTAAAAATGGGAGGGACGTTGGTATCTACAGGAGCTACTACAGGATATGATTCTACAATAGATCTGAGGTATCTTTTCTTTAGAGGAATAAACATAGTAGGTGCAACGCAGGGTAATAAAGCAGAACTCCAGGAGGTTTTATTCTGGACTTCAAAAAAGAAAATTAAACCATTGATAAACGCCGTATTGCCCTTTAATGAAATGGTAAAAGGACATTTGATGATGGCAAACGGTGATCAGATAGGTAAGACCATCACGACGCCACAAAAACTTTGAATTTAAGATTAAGGCATCAATCAATGGGGAAAAAGTAAAGAGATCAAAAATTTAATGAGTGAGTAGATGGGACAAGTGCATTACAACTCTACCCTTTTATTAAAACGTCATGTACAACCAATAGGCTATTCATTATAGACAGAGTTATAGAGATACTTTTTTTTACCAAAGAACCGAAATGAGTGATCATATCATTTTTATTTGAAGTTAGCTATCAAGTGCAGATAATAATGGTTACGCTCAATAATGTTAGACTAGATCATGTAACATCCTTTGGAGATGCTGTATTTGCTTTTTCAATTACTTTCATAGCTATTTCCATTCAAATACCGACTTTGCCAAATAATCTCTCTGAATTTGAAGTTGTTAACAAGATGCTTCAGCTTATCCCTCAGTTTGAAATGTATTTCACAAGTTTTGTTGTTATAGGAATTTTTTGGATAAAATATCATTTGATTTTCAATAAGATAAAGGATTCACAAAGTGTGATGTTATGGCTTAACCTTATCCTATTGTTCTTTGTTACTTTGATATCATTCGGGACTTCAATGAGATTCGAAAATCAATACATCTCAACTTTTATCCTTTATGCACTCATCCTGACTGCTACTAGTAGTTTGCTTTCCCTAATATGGATCCACGCAACTAGATACAATTTATTGACAGACGATGACATGACACAACGCCAGAAAAAATTATACATAATTCAAGGAATTATCCCTACTCTAATATTTGCTAGTTCTATTGGAATCGCGTTTATAAATTTGCAGCTTGCACAATATATGTGGATTTTAATTATTCCATCACAGATAATTTTTAAAAGAAGAACCCACTTAAATTAATTCTAGTCAGATTCGAATTCATTCTTTTATTCAGTATTAGTAACTTCATTTAAAGACATGGGATTTGATACCGATCAGATCATTCCAAGTATGGTTGCTACTAGCATAGTTGGAATGTATGGAGTTTACACTAGGATAATAAATGATATTTTGCATCGGAATTGAAATATAATAATTGGTTTAAGCTTTGATTTTTTTTCTTTTCGTAAATGCATGAATGAGAGTTCTATATTTTGGTAAATATACTAGGAATAGTTTGCTAACCGGGTGTAAATACCTTTGAGAATTATTTACAATCATCCTGACATTCCTTATCGTTTGACATTTTGTCGATATATTTGTTCCTGTATTTTTGATCCCTGTATGAAAACTTATCGATCCGCATGAGGAAGAAGGAGAGACTATTTGATAGCTAGTCTTGTTTGTTAATACTCCTTGAATTTTGAAACAGATTTTGTCGTAGGGTAATATTTACCACTAGAATATAAAAATAAAAATAAAATTGGGATTTACTAGTAATCAACCACCGTAGTTTTATTCAACAAATTAGCCATTATGGCAGGGGATCCGATAATGGATCCAGCTATTATATCAGAATTATCATATCCTGCTATTTTCAAGCATACTTCACAGATCACAACGTTTCCTCCATTATTTATAAAATCAGAAACATTTTTTGTCAAGGGTTCTAATCCCAGGTAATGATGAGGACTCTTTACGCCTATCTGCACACCCTCTATACTAAGCATCAACGTTACATTAAAACCCATTTTTAACATGGTTTGAGAATCCAAAATGGCAATAGTAGCCCTCCAGGGTTCATCACTGCTCAGATGGTAAACTAGTTTGGTTTTATTAACTTCTTGTGCAAATATAGAAGGCATAGAGAGTTTAGAAAAAGAATTCATATCGTTAAAAAAAATCACGCCAGTAGTTGTAAAAAAAGAGATCAGCAATCCAAAGATAAGAAGAATGGAAATAGATGAATTAAATTTGAATTTTATTGCACCTAGGTTGGTCTCAATCATATCACATATTATCATTTCAGGCGACTATTAATCTTTATAGTTTGAATTTGATAATTGTGAGGTTTTGAAATAGTTTCCACTTTTCTTAGTGGCGTCGTATATGCCTTATTTTAATTACCAGATTTTTCCACAGGTCATGAAAATAATTTGAACATCGACTGATAGTAAATCTAGTTTGAATTAGATCAGTTAGTTCTGTTTCTGTTGCCGGATCTAAATGATTTACAGAATACAAAATAAATAATAAAGCAAGCAAATTATAATATCAATTACAAACCGATTCATTGCTTGATTACCTCTCTTCTGAATACTCTTGATTTTTATGAAAATTACAAGAAAATAAGATGATTCGTATTTACACCTATTGCTGAGCTGCGGCGTTGCTTCCTGTATTTTCTTGGCTTTGAACATTAATGTTGTTACCAGAACCTACTGTATCTCCACCTGATACTACTTGGCTGTTTTGGTTAGAGGATTGAGATTGGCTGATGCTTTGTTCTGGAGAGTTTCCACCCTGTCCACCTTGTGCTAATGCGTTGTTTCCACTGTTAAACTGGTGTTGGAAACTAAGGTTGTTGCATGAGAGGAAAGTTGTTCCACCAGAAGCACACTGTGCATTTTGGTTTGATGATTGTGATTGATCTATAGACTGTTTTGCTTTATTTTTCTTGTTTTGTGTGGCTAGAGCATCATCTACGTTGAGCATTGGACTGACAGTTAGGGCTAGTGCTACTACTATTGCAATTGATACGACAAAGAGTTTCTTGTTTGTGTTTTTGTTTTTGTTTTGAACATTTGTTTTATTCATATCATTGATACTATAGAAAAAATATATTGGGATTGCTAACCAACTGCAATAGTCTAATATTCTAGCAGTTTTAGAATAATCAATATTATTTGGATTTACAATTGGTAAGGGGTTATGTTTTTCATCCTATTTGATTCTAATGAAATAAAGCAGTAACAGATTACCAAATTACATGGTACAATTTGTATCAACTTATAATCAAGAAAATAGGAGAATAAAAAGTATAATGCAGACATTCTTTTGAATAAGTATGTCTGAGGGGCCCGAGGTTAAAATTGCTGCAGACAAAATATGGAATGCGCTATCTGGTAAAAGAATAATTAATAATATTTTGTATAATAAAATGGACAAGGGATTTGAAGATAAAATAATCGGGTCCTCCACCGAATATGTCAAAACCTTCGGAAAGAACATTATCATAAAATTTTCTTCTGGGGTTTATCTAAGGAATCATATGATGATGTGGGGAAAATGGCGAATTTACGACAGGACCGAATATGAAAATGGGACTGCAAAATCACCACCACGTTCCTCCTATGGGAAAATAAAACATAAGAACACAGATAAAATTCAAGTTAAGAGAGATGAAGTAACAGATGTGAGAAAGGATTCTCGGACTAGATTAACCATTATCACTTTGGATAAAGTTTTGGTTCAGTTTAATGGCCCCATATTGCAATTTTCATTGAATGATCCTGCAACTATGGAACCTATTGTATCATTGGGTCCTGATGCATTGAGTTCTAATTATAATGCAGACAAAGTAATGGATATCATAAAATCTAAATCTAGAAATACTGACATGATAATCTCAAACGCCTTATTAGATCAGAAAATAGTCAGTGGAATCGGGAACAAGTATAAATCAGAAATTTTGTTCTTAAATAAAATCTATCCTTTTGAAAAAGTGACAACAATCTCTAAGGATGAATTGAAGAAACTCGCAATGGATATACCCAGAATATTGAAATATGGTTATGAAAATAGCGGTAAAACAAGAAAGCCTAAAGATAAAGAAAAGATCTCCTGGGATATCACTCATTGGGTATTTAGAAGATCTGGAAAACCTTGTTGGATATGCGGGACCAAAATTGTATCAGAAAGAAAATTAACAGCAAGGCCAACTTTTTGGTGTCCTAATTGTCAACCAATCAATGTCCATTAATATTGGCAGTTATAAGCGCAAGGTCTTTTTAATTATATGAGTTGGATCATGCAGCATTAAAACTATTTTTTGTATTCATTTTTATTTTTTATATGGAATTGATTTTGGTATATTGCTTCAATTTTTTCTAATTCATCAATGTCTTTTAATTCTTTGTCATATCTGATATTTTTTATTCTAGGAAAACGCAAAGCATATCCGCTGCTGTGTCGGTTGCTTTTTTGAACGATATCAAAGGAAACTTCTAGAACAATTTCGGGTTTTACAATAATCCGGCTACCTTCATTCCTTATTATAATTGACCTCAATTTCTCAGTCATATAATCAATCTCTTTATTGGAAAGACCTGAATAGGCCTTACCGATTATTTTAAGGTCACCAAAAACATTATTCCCGTTTTTCGATCCTACTTTATCATCATCAAGATTAGTGGTGTAATCTTTTACTGCCAGAGTATAATCGGAGAGGGTCCCTGCTCGTTTTCCATGACCATATTCAGCAATTACTACCACCGCGTCAATTGTATCTAACTCCTCCTTCAATTTTATCCAATATTTTCCTCTTTTGCCAGGATAATATTGCGATAAAGGATCTTTAAGGACCAACCCCTCATGTCCTTCATCTCTACTTTTTCGAAATCCATGTGTTATTTCATCTACGGATGAAACGAACTTACTTTGAGCAATAGAAATCACAGAGTCTTTAAACAGAAAATTTGCCAATAATCTCTTTCTAGATTTAAGAGCATCTTTGATTACCTGTCTTTGATCATAGAACATTATGTCATATACAATATAACAAATCGGTATTTCAGATAAAATGCTGTTTGTCATGCTTTTTCGTCTCAATCGTTTTTGTAGTTCTTGAAATGGCAAGGGCTTATCATTTTTGAAAGCTATTAGTTCACCATCCAAAATGAAGTTTATATCGTCACGATCTATATCACTGACATCACTTTTATCAAGATATACATTACGCTTTTTTTGACTTGTTTTTACTTTTTTTATTCGTACCTGCAAGGCAGAATTAGTTAATTCTGGAAATGCATATGAAATATCAGCAAGATTTCGAGAGTAAAGTTTGCAAACTTTACCGAATTTGTGCAGTTGTAATCTAATACCATCATATTTATATTCACAAAGCAGTGACCTGTCAAAATATTTGACAATCTCTTCTGCAGTAAACATGACATCTGCCAACATAAAACTCAGGGAGACAAATGGCTTAATCGTTACAAAGTTCAAAGTATCTCTTTTCGACAATAAAGCTACATTTGCGATATCACCTGACATCAGCATTGCCTCCCGAACTCTTTTGATATCTTTTTCAAATGCTTTTGCAATGGCTATTTCCATAAGGCCATCGTAAGAACCTATACGCATTTCATTTGATATTATTTTTATAAGATACTTAGCCTCCAAAGGTGAACATCTCATAAGTAATCCTTTTAAGATATTTTTTTTATCGTTGTTTGACCGTGGACCTCCAAGATTTGCTATTTTTTTAAACCGATCATATATTTCATTTAAAGTTAGTTTTTCTTCCAGAGTTTCTACGCTATTGAATAGTGTTACTAACTTTTTTTTAGAAATTGCATACTCGGCTATGCTACCCATATCACCGCGTTCTAAATGAATCCGCATAATATCGGTCTCATTTAATCTAGAGATTTCTAATAGAGACTGTAGTATTGTTCTAAACCCTACATTTAGATTATGAATTGATCCCCTTGGGAAAATCTTTCCAGACAAAAATAGAACCGCAATAGGCAGAGAATCTTCACCCAAGCCTGAAATATATTGTACGATTAAATCGACTTTTTTATTCTTGCTTGTCGTAATCCGTATTGACTCACATGTCTCAACCAATGTAGAAAAATAAGATCCTTTGTGGTGAATATCATTGGTCACGTCAATCTCCCCCCAATCAAGCGTATGGATAGAGAATGTTCAGAAACGTGAGTACACTTTAAGAAAAATGCCCATGGGTAGAATATGAAAGGACGAATAAGTAACAAATGTAGTGGAATTTCTTGAATCCCCTAAGGCTAGTTACTTAGCAGGAAGCACCGTTATAGTTGATGGAGGAATGACCCTCTATCCCTCGTTTTCTCTCGATTAAAATCATAATTCCACCCATATTTTAAGATTCTATGTGACAGAATGAAAGATGGAAGATGGTATTGTCTTATCAGTCCCACTAGCCTTGTAAATATTTACCTAAAAAGTCTAGAGTTTTCTTCCATGCGTCTGCAGTTTCCTTGGGAGCGTAGTTGTCATTGGAGGGGTTTGCAAAGGCGTGTCCAACATTAGGATAAATGTAAATTTCATTTGTAATTCCTGTATCGTTCAAGATCTTTTGGAATTGCTTTACAGAGTCTACTGAAATTGATTGATCTTTTTCTCCAAATATTCCTAAAACAGGCCATGTTATGTTTGATATGGCCTGAGTATCGTTTGTCAATCTACCATAATAAATTACTGTAGCAGCAAGTGGATTATCTGCGCTATTTAGAGACAATTCTAGGGACTGCTGTCCCCCAAAGCACCATCCCAATGATGCTATTTTAGACGCATTAACATTATCAAGGGAGCCTAAATAGGTTACTGCACCCTTAAGATTTTCCAAAGCAACATTCGGGTTTTCCCTTATCACAGAAGTTAATTCTCTTGATCGATTTTGATCGGTAGTTACTTCACCATTAAAAAGATCCACAGCTAATACAACATACCCATTTTTAGCAAGGATATTGGCTGATTCCTTTATGTAATCATTCAAGCCTTTATTTTCATGAATCATTACTATAGCAGGTAGTTTTTTCTCTGTTGTACCACTTTGGTTTAGAGAAGGATAGACCAAATATCCCGAAGAGTTCCCAAAATAACTAACTGTTTTATTTTCTATTGATTGAATATTTGTACCAGTAGAAGAATTATTGTCACGAAAACTCACCAGAGTCATAGCAGATAACCCCGTATTTTGTTGAGCATGGATATTCGGCGTAGACGTCATCAAGCAGGAAGAAAATATAAAAATTGCGAGTAAAGAAATTATAGTAGATTTTTTCATTAAAAATAAAGACACTTTATTGCTTTTAACTATTTTGAAAATCTATCAATGTTTGAATGAGGTTGGAAAAATCTAATCCCTATTTATCATGTGGATTGATTACAATCAATCAGATATCATAATCAACAAGGTGTCAAATAAAAAAGGGGTTTGGATTTAAACCCGAGGTAAATAAGAGCTTAAAGTCCCAAAACTGCAATGACATGAGCTGATCTGATATCAAATGTCTAAGCAGACTAACATGTCAACGATTACTTTAGTGTTTACATTTATCTCACCTAATAATTGTAATTATGCTGTTACACTCCAATCTTGAATTACTAAAAATACACCTGCAAAATCAGTTACCTTAGTTCTAATGGAAATATGGACAATTATTCGGACTAGTGCACTAAAGCCAAAGAAAAGTTTATTATTTATATAAATAGTTTAATTATTTTTTGTTAGAATATTACTGAATATCCTATTTATACTAGGTTAGAAAGATTTTATCTATACGGCTAAAGTGTTCACTGAATCCGTATAGTCCAATAGAAATGAGGATTAGGGGTTTATTGCCATAGACAATAACCTCATTTCTTGGTCTCCATGATTAGTTACTTTGATTTCGAGATCACAAATGTATCCAACAAACAGGACTCAAACAGGGAGCATTCTTCGTCGTTTTGGTTTTATTTTCTTCCTTAATTAATATTACTTGAATCATATGTGTGAGAATTATTGTAGAAGGTGTCAATTCTTTTATGGTTTTTCTTGTCAGATAATATCTAAATAACATAAATCATTTATGAAGCATTTCACTTGATTAGAAAAAAATCACCACTTTTTAGATATTTCATTTGGGCATCATCTCCTCCATCGATAGAAATCATATTCATATGTCCAATCAGCATTAGCATCAGTTCAAAAATAGGTCTTTGAGGAATCTCCATCCTCTCGTTTTAGTCAGCATTATAAAGATATAAAGATGCTTCAAGGTCAGGTGTATGTATGCATGCAAGCAATTTTCCTTATCGTGTTTATTTGTATCGTGGAATACTATAGTACATTCTTCGAATGTACAAAAATCTACTTAAGCTTATTTTTCTATTATACATATGTCCCTATGAATTAAAATAGGACACAGATATTGTAAATGTACTGTACTCATCATAATAAAGATAGTATCTATCTATTACTATCTTTATTATTATATAGGTCATTTGTAGTAGGCAGTAATTTATGAAATATTAATCAAAATGACTAGTGATTATATGTTTTTCTAGTATTGATATCTCATTCATGAGTGAATATCACGGTATGCATACTGCAGAAATAATTGCAGAAGCCCTAATTGATTGGGACGTAAAAGTTATTTTTGGCATTCCTGGAGATGGAATTAACAGTTTCATTGAAGCTTTACGCAAGCGACAAGATAAGATTAGGTTTGTTTTAACAAGACATGAAGAAGCGGCAGCATTCATGGCTTGTGCCTATGCAAAATATACTGGAAAGATCGGAGCTTGTGTAGCTACTTCAGGGCCAGGTGCTATTCACCTTCTAAATGGGTTGTATGATGCCAAATTAGATGGTGCCCCTGTAATAGCTATTACAGGGAGAACCTATTCTGATTTAATAGGGTCGGGTTATCAGCAAGACATTCATCAATTGGAATTGTTTGCCGATGTATCTGTATATAATAATATGATAATTGCTCCTGAACAGGCAGAGATGGCTGTAGATATTGCATGCAGAACAGCACTTTCCCAAAGAGGTGTAAGTCATCTGACAATCCCCATTGATATCCAAGAAAAAAAATTAGCAGGCGATTATTCAAAACATAAAGTACCTGGCCATACTTCCGATTTCTATGTTAAGATCAATACTGAACCAGATAATCAGTTATTAAAAAAAGCTGCAGATATCATAAATTTGGGAAATAAGGTAGTAATTTTGACTGGTCAAGGGGCTCTGAATGCGGGAGAACAAGTAATACAAATCTCGGAAAAGATAAAAGCCCCTATTATCAAGGCATTATTGGGCAAAGCTGTTGTTCCTGATGAACACCTTAATTGTTTAGGGGGTATTGGAATGCTAGGTACTTCTCCTAGTGTAGAGGCAATGGATGAAGCAGATACGTTAATTATGATAGGAACATCATTTCCTTATATCGAATACCTTCCAAAACCGGGACAGGCTCGAGGAATTCAAATAGATATAAAGCCAGAAAGAATTGGATTACGATATCCGGTCGAAGTTGGCCTGGTAGGCGACTCTAACATAACACTCTTAAAATTACTTCATCTATTAGAGGAGAAACAAACTGAAAGTGTCCAATCGAATTTTCTGAAGTCTAAACAAGAGGAAATGAAAAAATGGAATGATCTACTGCTATCACAAAGCAATTCAGGGAAGAGTTTAGAGAGCATGAAC comes from the Candidatus Nitrosocosmicus arcticus genome and includes:
- a CDS encoding ATP-dependent DNA ligase; the encoded protein is MTNDIHHKGSYFSTLVETCESIRITTSKNKKVDLIVQYISGLGEDSLPIAVLFLSGKIFPRGSIHNLNVGFRTILQSLLEISRLNETDIMRIHLERGDMGSIAEYAISKKKLVTLFNSVETLEEKLTLNEIYDRFKKIANLGGPRSNNDKKNILKGLLMRCSPLEAKYLIKIISNEMRIGSYDGLMEIAIAKAFEKDIKRVREAMLMSGDIANVALLSKRDTLNFVTIKPFVSLSFMLADVMFTAEEIVKYFDRSLLCEYKYDGIRLQLHKFGKVCKLYSRNLADISYAFPELTNSALQVRIKKVKTSQKKRNVYLDKSDVSDIDRDDINFILDGELIAFKNDKPLPFQELQKRLRRKSMTNSILSEIPICYIVYDIMFYDQRQVIKDALKSRKRLLANFLFKDSVISIAQSKFVSSVDEITHGFRKSRDEGHEGLVLKDPLSQYYPGKRGKYWIKLKEELDTIDAVVVIAEYGHGKRAGTLSDYTLAVKDYTTNLDDDKVGSKNGNNVFGDLKIIGKAYSGLSNKEIDYMTEKLRSIIIRNEGSRIIVKPEIVLEVSFDIVQKSNRHSSGYALRFPRIKNIRYDKELKDIDELEKIEAIYQNQFHIKNKNEYKK
- a CDS encoding dienelactone hydrolase family protein; translation: MKKSTIISLLAIFIFSSCLMTSTPNIHAQQNTGLSAMTLVSFRDNNSSTGTNIQSIENKTVSYFGNSSGYLVYPSLNQSGTTEKKLPAIVMIHENKGLNDYIKESANILAKNGYVVLAVDLFNGEVTTDQNRSRELTSVIRENPNVALENLKGAVTYLGSLDNVNASKIASLGWCFGGQQSLELSLNSADNPLAATVIYYGRLTNDTQAISNITWPVLGIFGEKDQSISVDSVKQFQKILNDTGITNEIYIYPNVGHAFANPSNDNYAPKETADAWKKTLDFLGKYLQG
- a CDS encoding thiamine pyrophosphate-dependent enzyme; protein product: MHTAEIIAEALIDWDVKVIFGIPGDGINSFIEALRKRQDKIRFVLTRHEEAAAFMACAYAKYTGKIGACVATSGPGAIHLLNGLYDAKLDGAPVIAITGRTYSDLIGSGYQQDIHQLELFADVSVYNNMIIAPEQAEMAVDIACRTALSQRGVSHLTIPIDIQEKKLAGDYSKHKVPGHTSDFYVKINTEPDNQLLKKAADIINLGNKVVILTGQGALNAGEQVIQISEKIKAPIIKALLGKAVVPDEHLNCLGGIGMLGTSPSVEAMDEADTLIMIGTSFPYIEYLPKPGQARGIQIDIKPERIGLRYPVEVGLVGDSNITLLKLLHLLEEKQTESVQSNFLKSKQEEMKKWNDLLLSQSNSGKSLESMNNGKKNNDGNDINKNLVKPQAIASAVSRFLDDEAIVSVDSGTNTIFAARFIKMRKGMKFSLSGTLASMACGLPYAIAAKIAYPERQSVAFVGDGGFTMLMGEFATAVQYNLPIKVIILKNNVLGMIRWEQMAFLGNPEFGVEFSPIDFAKFAENCGGKGYKIRDPNEIEQVMELAMTKDNEKPVIVEAYVDPFEPPMPPKMEPEFVKNIVESFAKGQPYTKRIGLTLFRNQISTSLKDVKNKVIETRNIIQKNV